A stretch of the Duncaniella dubosii genome encodes the following:
- a CDS encoding right-handed parallel beta-helix repeat-containing protein, with translation MRKKIMAVGLVLTAFSLSAADVYVSPNGNDANDGSKNSPKATLTSALRQAREMRRQAVEGVGSGISIHMASGVYDVYEPVFIRPEDSGTPSSPTVITSEGGAWLSGGVKIDGWKRQGKLLVADVPQFNGRPLDFRQLYVNGKKAVRARDVEDFEKMYRILNNDPANEVLWVPAEAVKKIVKSPYAEMVLHEMWCVANLRIKSIDIQGDSAAVRFHNPESRIQFEHPWPRPMVTTDGHNSAFYLTNAKELLDVPGEWYHDIDTRKLYYYPLPGETVAEAVVPAVETLMNIEGTLDRRVENVRIENIGFEYTTWMRPSLKGHVPLQAGMYMTDGYKINPKMERPQNHKLDNQGWLGRPEAAVTVKGANDVDFLKCRFEHLGSSGLDYEWGTEGGLIEGCLFRDIAGNGIVVGSFSPASHETHLPYDPADGREVCADLTIANNLITDVTNEDWGTLGICAGYVKGINIEHNEINDVSYSGINLGWGWTRTVNCMRNNRVHANLIHHYAKHMYDVAGVYTLGSQPHSWVTENCVRDIYVPGYAHDPNHWFYLYTDEGSSFINVKDNWTEGEKYLQNANGPGNVWENNGPNVDESIRQNAGLTKDFLYLKSL, from the coding sequence ATGAGAAAAAAAATAATGGCAGTGGGGCTTGTCCTCACTGCATTCTCACTTTCAGCGGCCGATGTCTATGTGTCGCCTAACGGTAACGATGCCAACGACGGAAGCAAAAACTCACCGAAGGCGACTTTGACTTCCGCACTGCGTCAGGCTCGCGAAATGCGCCGGCAGGCAGTCGAAGGAGTGGGGTCTGGAATCTCTATTCATATGGCTTCGGGTGTCTACGATGTATATGAGCCGGTGTTCATCCGTCCTGAGGACAGCGGTACTCCGTCGTCGCCGACTGTAATCACCTCCGAGGGCGGCGCATGGCTGAGCGGTGGTGTTAAGATTGATGGCTGGAAGCGTCAAGGCAAACTGCTTGTGGCCGATGTCCCTCAGTTCAACGGCCGTCCGCTCGATTTCCGTCAGCTCTATGTCAACGGAAAGAAGGCCGTGCGGGCCCGCGATGTCGAGGATTTTGAAAAGATGTATCGTATTCTGAACAACGACCCTGCAAACGAAGTGCTCTGGGTGCCTGCTGAAGCGGTAAAGAAAATTGTAAAGTCGCCATACGCGGAAATGGTGCTTCACGAAATGTGGTGTGTAGCCAATCTGCGTATTAAATCAATTGATATCCAAGGCGACAGCGCCGCTGTGAGATTTCACAATCCTGAAAGCCGGATTCAGTTTGAACATCCGTGGCCACGCCCTATGGTGACTACCGACGGACACAATTCAGCTTTCTACCTCACCAATGCCAAAGAACTGCTTGATGTGCCGGGTGAATGGTATCATGACATCGATACACGTAAACTGTATTATTATCCTCTTCCCGGAGAGACGGTGGCTGAAGCCGTTGTCCCTGCAGTGGAGACGCTTATGAATATCGAAGGAACTCTTGACCGCAGAGTGGAAAATGTCAGAATCGAAAATATCGGTTTTGAATACACCACATGGATGCGTCCGTCGCTTAAAGGGCATGTCCCTCTCCAGGCCGGCATGTATATGACCGACGGCTACAAGATAAATCCTAAAATGGAGCGTCCGCAGAACCATAAACTTGACAATCAGGGATGGCTTGGCCGCCCCGAGGCTGCCGTGACGGTAAAGGGAGCGAATGATGTCGATTTCCTAAAATGCCGTTTCGAACATCTCGGTTCTTCAGGTCTTGACTACGAGTGGGGAACCGAAGGAGGACTGATTGAGGGATGCCTGTTCCGCGACATCGCCGGAAATGGAATCGTTGTCGGCAGTTTCAGCCCTGCTTCCCATGAAACCCATTTGCCATACGATCCGGCTGACGGACGTGAGGTATGTGCCGATCTTACGATTGCTAACAATCTCATAACTGATGTGACCAATGAGGATTGGGGCACTCTCGGCATCTGTGCAGGATATGTCAAAGGAATCAACATCGAGCACAATGAAATCAACGATGTGTCATATAGCGGCATCAATCTCGGCTGGGGATGGACGCGCACCGTCAACTGCATGCGCAACAACCGGGTGCATGCTAATCTTATCCACCACTACGCCAAGCACATGTATGACGTGGCAGGTGTATATACCCTTGGTTCTCAGCCTCACAGCTGGGTAACTGAAAACTGTGTGCGTGACATCTATGTCCCCGGCTATGCACATGATCCAAACCATTGGTTCTATCTTTACACTGACGAGGGCTCGTCGTTCATCAACGTCAAGGATAACTGGACTGAGGGAGAAAAGTATCTCCAGAATGCCAACGGCCCGGGTAATGTATGGGAAAACAACGGCCCGAATGTAGACGAATCAATTCGTCAGAACGCCGGCCTGACAAAAGACTTCCTATATCTGAAATCGCTCTGA
- a CDS encoding aceric acid hydrolase, with protein sequence MFHRFNAIVSCAAISLSAFAQGGGLTDMSESKHAVMVNTPIGSVKWTGGFWGERFDVYSGTSLQSMWETWANPDVSHGFRNFEIAAGTCEGEHWGPPFHDGDMYKWLEAVAAVYAVNKDPKLDALMDKFIKQVVKAQRADGYIHTPVIIDERNRGVDTHAHHKEQTVIGTKVGSADEKGAFANRLNFETYNLGHLMMAGIIHKRATGKTTLFDAAVKATDFLCNFYETASAELARNAICPSHYMGVVEMYRETGNPRYLDLANNLINIRGLVENGTDDNQDRIPFRDQYNAMGHAVRANYLYAGVADLYAETGEEQLMKNLTSIWNDIVNRKMYVTGACGALYDGTSPDGTCYEPDSIQKVHQSYGRPYQLPNSTAHNETCANIGNMLFNWRMLEATGDAKYADIVETALYNSVLSGVSLDGKRYFYTNPLRMSDDLPYTLRWPKTREEYISCFCCPPNTLRTICEAQNYAYTVNDSTLWFNLYGDSELRTSLGKKRPLVVTQHTGYPYDGKVVINLVEVPKKQKLALKLRVPSWCDNATVAVNGVKEDVKVTPDSYITLDRTWKPGDEVTFDMEMKTKLLESNPLVEETRNHTAVKRGPLVYCLEGIDIEGGNALDDILIPADAKFTTKDITIDGSHMTALETEARLVDGGDWTGKLYREVGSADEKVKVTLIPYFAWGNRDKSEMSVWLPLAR encoded by the coding sequence ATGTTTCATAGATTTAATGCCATTGTTTCCTGTGCAGCGATTTCATTGAGCGCATTTGCCCAAGGTGGTGGACTTACTGACATGTCAGAAAGCAAGCATGCAGTTATGGTAAATACACCTATCGGTTCTGTAAAATGGACCGGCGGATTCTGGGGTGAGCGTTTCGATGTCTATAGCGGGACATCCCTGCAAAGCATGTGGGAGACATGGGCCAATCCTGATGTTTCACACGGTTTCCGTAATTTCGAAATAGCAGCCGGCACATGCGAAGGTGAGCACTGGGGCCCTCCTTTCCATGACGGTGACATGTATAAGTGGCTTGAGGCTGTGGCTGCTGTCTATGCGGTCAACAAAGACCCCAAGCTCGATGCTCTGATGGATAAGTTTATCAAGCAGGTTGTCAAAGCACAGCGTGCCGACGGATATATCCATACGCCTGTCATCATCGACGAGCGCAACCGTGGGGTGGATACCCATGCCCATCACAAGGAACAGACCGTCATCGGCACTAAGGTCGGAAGCGCGGACGAGAAGGGGGCGTTTGCAAACCGTCTGAATTTCGAGACCTATAATCTCGGCCACCTCATGATGGCCGGTATCATCCACAAGAGAGCCACCGGGAAGACGACTCTGTTTGATGCTGCCGTAAAGGCCACAGACTTCCTGTGTAATTTCTATGAGACAGCTTCTGCCGAGCTTGCACGCAATGCAATCTGTCCGTCACACTATATGGGTGTGGTGGAAATGTATCGAGAAACAGGCAATCCGCGTTATCTCGACCTTGCAAACAATCTCATCAACATCCGCGGTCTCGTGGAGAACGGAACTGACGACAATCAGGACCGCATACCTTTCCGCGACCAGTATAATGCGATGGGACATGCTGTCCGCGCCAACTATCTGTATGCCGGTGTGGCCGACCTCTATGCAGAGACAGGCGAAGAGCAGCTGATGAAAAATCTCACAAGCATCTGGAACGACATCGTTAACCGCAAAATGTATGTCACCGGCGCATGTGGCGCTCTCTACGACGGCACTTCCCCCGACGGCACATGCTATGAGCCTGACAGCATCCAGAAGGTTCATCAGAGCTATGGCCGTCCCTATCAGCTCCCCAACAGCACCGCTCACAACGAAACATGTGCCAATATCGGCAATATGCTTTTCAACTGGAGAATGCTCGAAGCCACCGGCGATGCCAAGTATGCCGACATAGTGGAGACAGCTCTCTACAACAGTGTGCTCAGTGGTGTCAGTCTTGACGGCAAACGTTACTTCTACACCAATCCGCTCCGTATGAGCGATGATTTGCCATATACTCTCCGTTGGCCGAAGACACGCGAGGAATATATCAGTTGTTTCTGCTGCCCGCCAAACACTCTCCGTACAATCTGCGAGGCTCAGAACTATGCCTATACTGTAAATGACAGCACTCTCTGGTTCAATCTTTACGGTGACAGCGAACTCCGCACGTCGCTCGGCAAGAAGCGTCCCCTTGTGGTGACACAGCACACCGGCTATCCCTACGACGGAAAGGTGGTCATAAATCTTGTCGAAGTTCCCAAGAAACAGAAACTCGCTCTCAAACTCCGCGTTCCTTCATGGTGCGATAATGCGACAGTGGCTGTAAATGGGGTTAAGGAAGATGTGAAAGTAACCCCCGACAGCTATATCACTCTCGACCGCACTTGGAAGCCGGGCGATGAGGTGACATTCGACATGGAAATGAAGACCAAGCTTCTTGAATCGAATCCTCTTGTCGAGGAAACCCGTAATCATACAGCCGTCAAGCGCGGTCCGCTCGTATATTGCCTCGAAGGTATCGACATTGAAGGTGGCAACGCTCTTGACGATATACTCATTCCGGCCGATGCCAAATTCACAACCAAGGATATCACCATCGACGGCAGCCACATGACTGCCCTTGAGACTGAAGCACGTCTTGTCGACGGCGGAGACTGGACCGGCAAGCTCTATCGTGAGGTCGGAAGCGCAGACGAGAAAGTCAAAGTGACACTCATCCCGTATTTCGCATGGGGTAACCGCGACAAGTCTGAAATGAGTGTATGGCTTCCTCTCGCACGCTGA
- a CDS encoding alpha-L-fucosidase — protein MNLKIKIISCLLSALSPIIMTAATTDSHYTPSPEVINSQKEFETDRFGIFIHWGIYSMFARGEWYLNYGPKADEYAKAAKGFYPADFDASAWVSAIKDSGARYICFTTRHHDGFSMFHTAESDYNIVDATPFKRDVLKELSDECRRQNVKLHLYYSHIDWTRDDYPWGRTGRTTGKDSLKADWPHYYAFMNRQLRELLTNYGPIRAVWFDGWWDHDEDKTPFDWELPEQYRMIHELQPACMIGNNHHQTPFEGEDLQIFERDLPGENTAGLSGQAISRLPLETCNTMNGMWGYKIEDTDYKDTRTLIHYLVKTAGMGANLLLNIGPQPNGELPAAALERLKEMGKWMRENGETIYGTSAGPFPAQEWGTCTRKGSRLFVHLLTPKSTDIFLPAKLNIRKATVLADGSKVRFSKNDNGVTLHLDAIPDCIDHIIELEINQPVK, from the coding sequence ATGAATCTAAAAATCAAAATAATCTCATGTCTGCTGTCGGCGCTAAGCCCGATAATCATGACTGCCGCCACGACCGACAGCCACTACACTCCTTCGCCTGAAGTTATAAATTCACAGAAGGAATTCGAGACCGACCGTTTCGGCATTTTTATTCACTGGGGTATTTACAGTATGTTCGCCCGTGGCGAATGGTATCTTAACTACGGACCGAAAGCCGATGAGTATGCCAAAGCGGCCAAGGGTTTCTATCCTGCCGACTTCGATGCGTCAGCATGGGTTTCGGCCATCAAGGATTCCGGAGCACGCTACATATGTTTTACAACCCGGCACCACGACGGCTTTTCAATGTTTCACACTGCCGAATCGGACTATAATATAGTAGACGCGACACCATTCAAGCGCGATGTGCTAAAAGAGCTGTCCGACGAATGCCGGAGGCAGAACGTAAAACTACACCTATATTATTCACATATCGACTGGACACGCGACGACTATCCGTGGGGACGCACCGGAAGGACAACAGGCAAAGATTCGCTCAAAGCCGACTGGCCTCATTACTATGCGTTCATGAACCGCCAGCTCCGCGAACTCCTGACCAACTACGGTCCGATACGTGCTGTGTGGTTCGACGGATGGTGGGACCATGACGAGGACAAGACACCTTTCGACTGGGAACTGCCGGAACAATACCGGATGATCCACGAACTCCAGCCGGCATGTATGATAGGCAACAACCACCATCAGACGCCGTTTGAAGGTGAAGACCTACAGATTTTCGAACGCGATCTGCCGGGCGAAAACACCGCCGGACTTTCAGGACAGGCCATCAGCCGTCTGCCTCTCGAAACCTGCAACACGATGAACGGCATGTGGGGCTACAAAATAGAAGACACGGATTATAAAGATACGCGCACGCTCATCCACTATCTCGTAAAGACAGCAGGCATGGGCGCGAATCTGCTCCTGAACATCGGCCCGCAACCAAACGGCGAACTTCCGGCTGCCGCACTCGAACGTCTGAAAGAAATGGGTAAATGGATGCGCGAAAACGGCGAGACCATCTATGGAACGTCAGCAGGCCCGTTTCCGGCGCAGGAATGGGGCACCTGCACACGAAAAGGCTCACGCCTGTTCGTCCACCTGCTGACACCGAAGTCAACCGACATATTTCTTCCGGCAAAGCTGAATATCAGAAAAGCGACAGTCCTCGCCGACGGATCAAAAGTCAGGTTTTCAAAAAATGACAACGGTGTGACACTACATCTCGATGCCATCCCCGACTGCATAGACCATATCATAGAACTCGAAATCAACCAGCCCGTCAAATAG
- a CDS encoding copper homeostasis protein CutC: protein MTTEFQHPKPILEVCCGDIQSIYAAKTGGAHRIELCSALSEGGVTPSAGLIREAVSSGIPAVHILIRPRGGDFLYSEDEIRLMETDIRCAVSSGVDGVVIGALTSDGDIDMTTCRRLIETAGDCSVTFHRAFDLCRNPQKALEDIISLGCDRILTSGLARSAMEGAETLRRLNRQAAGRITLLAGGGVTPDNAREILSSTGLNELHASAKTSVASAMTFRRQSVCMGIPDKDEYIRTMTDAATVAAIISAISG, encoded by the coding sequence ATGACAACCGAATTTCAACACCCAAAACCGATTCTTGAAGTCTGCTGCGGGGACATACAAAGCATATATGCTGCAAAAACAGGTGGCGCACACCGCATAGAGCTGTGCAGCGCATTGTCGGAAGGAGGAGTGACACCCTCAGCCGGACTCATACGTGAGGCCGTCAGCTCAGGCATCCCGGCCGTTCATATACTCATCCGTCCGCGCGGAGGAGATTTTCTATACAGCGAAGACGAAATACGCCTGATGGAAACCGATATCCGTTGCGCCGTCAGCTCAGGAGTTGACGGGGTGGTAATCGGAGCATTGACATCAGACGGCGATATAGACATGACAACATGCCGACGGCTTATCGAAACTGCCGGAGATTGCTCAGTCACTTTCCATCGTGCGTTTGATCTCTGCCGAAATCCTCAGAAAGCCCTTGAAGACATTATCAGCCTCGGATGTGACCGCATACTCACCTCCGGGCTTGCCCGGTCGGCTATGGAAGGAGCCGAAACACTCCGACGGCTCAACCGCCAGGCTGCCGGACGCATAACCCTGCTGGCCGGAGGCGGTGTCACACCAGATAACGCACGCGAAATCCTCTCGTCAACCGGGTTAAACGAACTTCATGCCTCGGCGAAAACATCAGTAGCCAGCGCCATGACATTCCGTCGGCAATCAGTCTGCATGGGCATACCTGATAAAGACGAATATATCCGCACAATGACCGATGCCGCTACCGTAGCGGCTATAATATCTGCCATTTCCGGCTGA
- a CDS encoding transglutaminase domain-containing protein, protein MNHNKLFSIIFSATAVCLPIAANGTAIGHDTVTETDFKTKEAYTGDSLATAWLNAQTGLTPEERDAIKFLYAYMPLADRNGYAPEFFLANVRSSLRAAEEMPWGKTVPHREFRHFVLPVRVNNESLDLSRPVFYKELKDRVKGMSMEDAILEVNHWCHEKATYQPSDARTSSPLSTVSQAIGRCGEESTFTVAALRAVGIPARQVYTPRWAHTDDNHAWVEAWANGKWYFIGACEPEPILNLAWFNSPASRGMLMNTKVFGRYDGPEEVLERKPTTTIINVTENYAPTRTVEVVVKDINGNPVENATVNFSLYNYAEFYPVAVKKSGLNGHASLKGGIGDFIIWASDGKNFGIVKAGGSDTNVQEIILDKASDWTGTLEFDITPPAASASLTSPTPEQRRLNDLLTAREDSIRMAYVVTFATPESASALAKSLGTDEGKTKEVLIQSRGNHSGISKFLTGIPADQRDKALRLLLAVSEKDRRDISAEVLTDHLATPETESPLFDRYIMNPRIENEPLTAYKAFFRSKIPQEDAQRYRSNPKEWVSWCRDNIAADTVWNQPGIPMSPEAVWNLRMADSRSLGIFFVASARSMGIASRIDPVTGKTQYADENGNWNDVKFTDETLSPSSPKGRLNLSFAPSAEPSTRNITHSSHCQKLKTDCQDCSNMKKATRTNR, encoded by the coding sequence ATGAATCACAACAAACTTTTCAGCATAATATTTTCAGCCACTGCCGTTTGCCTCCCAATAGCGGCAAACGGCACCGCTATTGGGCATGACACCGTAACTGAGACAGATTTCAAAACCAAGGAAGCCTATACAGGTGACAGTCTCGCAACCGCCTGGCTCAACGCTCAGACAGGACTCACGCCTGAAGAAAGGGATGCGATAAAATTCCTTTACGCCTACATGCCTCTTGCCGACCGCAACGGCTACGCGCCGGAGTTTTTTCTTGCCAATGTCCGCTCGTCACTGCGAGCTGCCGAGGAAATGCCGTGGGGAAAGACCGTCCCCCACCGCGAATTCCGCCACTTCGTGTTGCCGGTGCGTGTCAACAATGAGAGTCTTGACCTGTCGCGTCCCGTTTTCTACAAAGAGCTGAAAGACCGCGTAAAGGGTATGAGTATGGAGGACGCAATTCTCGAAGTGAACCACTGGTGTCATGAAAAAGCTACTTACCAGCCGTCAGACGCACGCACAAGCAGCCCGCTGAGCACAGTCAGTCAGGCCATAGGCCGCTGTGGAGAGGAATCTACTTTTACTGTAGCAGCCCTGCGTGCGGTAGGCATCCCGGCACGTCAGGTCTACACTCCGCGATGGGCGCACACCGACGACAACCACGCTTGGGTAGAGGCTTGGGCCAACGGAAAATGGTATTTTATAGGAGCTTGCGAACCTGAACCGATATTAAATCTCGCGTGGTTCAACTCTCCTGCATCACGCGGTATGTTGATGAATACCAAAGTTTTCGGACGCTATGACGGCCCGGAGGAAGTGCTCGAACGCAAACCGACCACCACAATCATAAATGTAACTGAAAACTATGCCCCCACACGCACAGTCGAAGTTGTAGTAAAAGACATCAATGGAAATCCTGTAGAAAACGCGACTGTCAATTTCTCGCTTTATAATTATGCCGAATTCTATCCCGTAGCAGTCAAGAAATCCGGCCTCAACGGGCACGCAAGTCTCAAAGGCGGCATAGGCGACTTCATAATATGGGCTTCCGACGGCAAAAACTTCGGCATAGTCAAAGCCGGAGGTTCAGACACAAATGTGCAGGAGATAATACTTGACAAGGCTTCCGACTGGACCGGCACTCTTGAGTTTGACATCACTCCGCCGGCCGCATCGGCCTCACTCACCTCTCCGACTCCTGAACAACGCAGACTCAACGACCTACTCACAGCACGCGAAGACTCTATCCGAATGGCCTATGTAGTCACCTTTGCAACCCCGGAAAGCGCGTCAGCTCTGGCCAAAAGTCTCGGAACAGACGAAGGCAAGACCAAAGAAGTTCTTATCCAATCACGCGGCAACCACTCAGGCATAAGTAAATTTCTAACCGGCATTCCGGCAGATCAACGCGACAAAGCCCTCCGTCTGCTTCTCGCCGTTTCAGAAAAAGACCGCCGTGACATATCGGCCGAAGTACTCACCGACCATCTTGCGACCCCGGAAACTGAGAGTCCTCTTTTTGACCGATACATAATGAACCCACGAATCGAGAACGAGCCTCTGACAGCCTACAAGGCATTTTTCCGCTCAAAAATCCCGCAGGAAGATGCCCAGCGCTACCGTTCCAACCCTAAAGAATGGGTCAGTTGGTGTCGCGACAACATTGCTGCCGATACAGTCTGGAATCAACCCGGCATACCGATGTCGCCTGAGGCAGTCTGGAACCTCCGTATGGCCGACAGCCGTTCACTCGGCATATTTTTTGTTGCCTCAGCCCGTAGCATGGGTATCGCCTCGCGCATTGATCCGGTGACGGGGAAGACGCAATACGCCGACGAAAACGGCAACTGGAACGATGTGAAGTTCACTGACGAAACACTCTCTCCGTCATCGCCAAAAGGTCGGCTTAATCTCTCATTCGCCCCCTCGGCAGAACCGTCGACCCGAAATATTACTCACAGTTCACATTGTCAAAAATTGAAAACGGACTGCCAAGACTGCTCGAATATGAAGAAAGCGACACGTACAAATCGATAA
- a CDS encoding DUF1846 domain-containing protein, translating into MKYGFDNEKYLKIQSEHIKERIAQFGNKLYLELGGKLFDDHHASRVLPGFQPDSKLRMLSQLSDQAEIVIVISALDIEKNKVRNDLGITYDMDVLRLREEFQKRGFLVGSVVVTHYNGQSSADAFRQRLERLGITTYYHYTIEGYPTNVDLIDSDDGFGRNDYVETSRPLVIVTAPGPGSGKMAVCLSQLYNEHKRGIEAGYAKFETFPVWSLPLKHPVNIAYEAATADLNDVNMIDPFHLEAYGKTAINYNRDIEIFPVLNALFEGIYGENPYKSPTDMGVNMVGFCINDDEVCCRASKDEIIRRYYTALNRFAQGDDNEGEVNKIALLFKQAKIDTSYRRPTVVARERAERSGVPCSAIELADGTIITAETSSLLGPSAALILNAVKYLAGIDHSVKLIPQAMIEPIQNTKINYLRSRNPRLHTDEVLVALSVLSTDDENCRRALEKLPELNGCQVHSTVMLGEVDHKIFKKLGVGLTCDPAKKKK; encoded by the coding sequence ATGAAATACGGTTTTGACAACGAGAAATATCTCAAAATTCAGTCCGAACACATTAAGGAGCGTATAGCCCAGTTCGGCAACAAGCTTTATCTCGAACTTGGAGGTAAATTGTTTGATGACCACCATGCGAGCCGTGTGCTTCCGGGTTTTCAGCCTGACAGCAAGCTCCGTATGCTCAGCCAGCTCAGCGATCAGGCAGAGATTGTGATTGTGATCAGCGCGCTTGACATCGAAAAAAACAAGGTGCGCAATGATCTTGGCATCACCTACGACATGGATGTGTTGCGTCTGCGCGAGGAGTTTCAGAAACGCGGTTTCCTTGTCGGGTCGGTAGTTGTTACCCACTACAACGGCCAGAGCAGTGCCGATGCTTTCCGTCAGCGACTCGAACGCCTCGGCATCACCACCTATTATCACTACACCATCGAGGGCTATCCGACCAATGTCGATCTCATTGATTCTGACGACGGTTTCGGACGCAACGACTATGTGGAGACTTCGCGTCCGCTTGTCATCGTCACCGCCCCCGGTCCCGGCAGCGGTAAGATGGCAGTATGTCTCAGTCAGCTTTACAATGAGCACAAGCGTGGCATAGAGGCCGGTTATGCGAAGTTTGAAACCTTCCCGGTGTGGAGTCTCCCGCTCAAGCACCCTGTGAACATTGCCTATGAGGCTGCTACGGCCGACCTCAATGATGTCAATATGATAGATCCATTCCATCTTGAGGCGTATGGCAAGACTGCTATCAACTATAACCGTGACATTGAGATATTCCCTGTCCTTAATGCTCTTTTCGAGGGCATCTATGGCGAAAATCCCTACAAGTCGCCTACTGATATGGGTGTCAATATGGTAGGATTCTGTATCAATGACGATGAGGTCTGCTGCCGTGCTTCGAAAGATGAGATTATCCGTCGCTACTACACTGCGCTCAATCGTTTCGCACAGGGGGACGACAATGAAGGTGAGGTCAACAAGATCGCCCTTCTTTTCAAGCAGGCCAAGATTGACACCTCTTATCGCCGCCCGACGGTTGTTGCCCGCGAAAGAGCCGAGCGTAGCGGTGTGCCGTGTTCGGCCATCGAACTTGCCGACGGAACTATCATCACGGCTGAGACAAGCTCTCTGCTCGGACCAAGTGCGGCTCTCATACTTAATGCCGTGAAATATCTCGCCGGCATAGACCATTCGGTCAAACTTATTCCGCAGGCAATGATCGAACCGATACAGAATACGAAAATCAACTATCTGCGCAGCCGCAATCCGCGTCTCCACACCGACGAGGTGCTCGTGGCTCTCTCTGTGTTGAGCACCGATGACGAGAATTGCCGTCGCGCGCTTGAAAAACTCCCTGAACTCAACGGTTGTCAGGTACACTCTACTGTGATGCTTGGCGAGGTCGACCATAAGATATTCAAAAAACTCGGCGTAGGTCTTACCTGCGATCCGGCAAAGAAGAAAAAGTAA
- a CDS encoding TIGR04076 family protein, whose protein sequence is MLRRECHLDLQALFLDDPDSGPCGLFKSGDDFTFSAGERCPAGFCPRLWEMICTAMTSHLKCATPNDQSTVILSCPDGTRPVIVRVDSFHEHP, encoded by the coding sequence GTGTTGCGACGTGAATGCCATCTTGACCTTCAGGCTCTATTCCTCGACGACCCTGACTCCGGGCCTTGCGGATTGTTCAAATCAGGTGACGACTTCACATTTTCAGCCGGTGAGAGATGCCCTGCCGGATTCTGTCCTCGCCTGTGGGAAATGATATGCACGGCAATGACAAGCCATCTCAAATGCGCCACGCCCAACGATCAGTCGACTGTCATATTATCATGCCCCGACGGAACACGACCTGTAATAGTCCGTGTCGACAGCTTTCATGAACACCCATAA
- a CDS encoding nitroreductase family protein, translated as MKKISILAASAALSVIAVASSCSNNKTCQQASSGTDEAIANIMTRTSVRDYTTTPISEATIDTLLRAGMAAPTARNKQPWKFIVVNQRELLDSLAKGNWRPAAKAQAAIVVCGDVTDPLPSEGKDYWVQDCSAATENILLAAHAVGLGAVWCGCYPISERVDMVRSAFAIPDSIIPLSVVMLGYPTGPQEPKDKYKPENIHYNKW; from the coding sequence ATGAAAAAAATCTCAATCCTCGCAGCTTCAGCTGCACTGTCAGTAATTGCGGTTGCCTCCTCTTGCTCCAACAATAAGACATGCCAGCAGGCTTCCTCGGGCACCGATGAAGCAATCGCAAACATCATGACCCGCACGAGTGTCCGCGACTACACCACCACACCTATCTCTGAAGCAACCATCGACACACTCCTCCGTGCCGGCATGGCCGCGCCAACAGCCCGCAACAAACAGCCGTGGAAATTCATTGTCGTCAACCAGCGCGAACTGCTCGACAGCCTCGCTAAAGGCAACTGGCGACCTGCAGCCAAAGCTCAGGCAGCCATTGTGGTATGCGGCGATGTCACAGACCCTCTGCCCAGCGAAGGCAAGGACTATTGGGTGCAGGACTGCTCGGCTGCCACCGAAAACATTCTTCTCGCTGCCCACGCGGTAGGACTTGGCGCGGTATGGTGTGGTTGCTATCCTATCTCCGAACGCGTGGATATGGTCAGATCGGCCTTTGCCATCCCCGACTCAATCATTCCGCTCAGCGTCGTGATGCTCGGATATCCCACAGGTCCACAAGAGCCCAAAGACAAATATAAGCCTGAAAACATCCACTATAACAAGTGGTGA